A stretch of Besnoitia besnoiti strain Bb-Ger1 chromosome V, whole genome shotgun sequence DNA encodes these proteins:
- a CDS encoding hypothetical protein (encoded by transcript BESB_061090), producing MESTEALASLASASRLASLQHPAISSHAFDAGGACRPSVNRWPLSGLLPSSSPSPSSPPSFCLSSLQAAFLPSAVSSATSLCQLPHPSPPSSSLSSAFAFCSPYAFALPSSHSPAHPASSLASPSRPLFAAPQVASSTVSRPTLSVPGLPLSSLAPWPGAGAPGSLWPALASTPPQGASMFPSPLGLSLPPSACPSADARASSRCWLPSAVPRLSTPLAPSCRAASSWSRLLLDAAHPRRAFASFASPPVHPGHTTVSSSSLPGFQARSRAFSAAGTSSSPAVSEFVKTKAGFELLSSQAAAGAACAERQAEIPGSRAAPPRDASPPSPRAAVSSAASGGRCAEAGCGGPVAGGAEEGEKAEKGHSLTGTGNSLAEQIERALAAEACQSEPDEGQRKKRRLELAALAGSPEVASPAEGINRYGGRVSHFSRREENNGQARRSLFLMWHTLLRPESSRGSDAEADGEKAQQRSASRGRGDAGGEDARQTERDASGAEAGAGDAEERETPERRQGREEEESEPSCLLPLWMVDLISTELAKQNAGAGGGAAQDSAENPLPENRRKIQSLPTDAPQASPPDVGAATSQHLVSLCSDAVTHAKRERLGSARVSESPETGSFSRGARAEGRDAGAASECLDIPADERLWSRVAAATGLSVRLCCRAWRASLDERNFLSETRERNDETLLVRESRKGWPPRAP from the coding sequence ATGGAGAGCACAGAGGCGCTTGCCTCGCTGGCGAGTGCATCGCGGCTTGCCTCTCTTCAGCACCCAGCGATTTCTTCTCATGCTttcgacgcaggcggcgcatgcCGCCCGAGTGTCAATCGCTGGCCGTTGAGCGGTCTTCTCCCCTCATCCTCGCCGagtccttcgtctccgccatctttctgcctctcctctctccaggCTGCCTTTCTGCCCTCTGCAGTCTCCAGCGCCACTTCGCTTTGTCAGCTTCCACACCCCTCTCCCCCCAGTTCgtccctctcctctgccttcgcgtTTTGTTCTCCCTACGCGTTCgcgcttccttcctctcaTTCGCCTGCTCATCCGGCCTCATCGCTGGCGTCCCCGTCGAGGCCTTTGTTTGCAGCTCCGCAGGTCGCTTCTTCGACAGTCTCGCGACCAACTCTCTCCGTCCCCGGgttgcctctctcttcgctcgctcCCTGGCCTGGAGCCGGCGCTCCAGGCTCGCTGTGGCCTGCTCTAGCCTCCACCCCGCCTCAAGGAGCCTCGATGTTTCCATCGCCTCTCGGGTTATCTCTGCCTCCGTCGGCTTGTCCTTCAGCTgacgctcgcgcgtcttctcgttGTTGGCTTCCCTCTGCTGTGCCTCGACTTTCCacgcccctcgcgccctcctgtcgcgctgcgtcgtcttggtcgcgccttctgctcgACGCTGCTCATCCCAGGAGGGCGTTCGCCtctttcgcgtctcctccggtgCATCCAGGCCACACCACGgtgtcttcctcttctttgccCGGCTTCCAggcgcggagtcgcgccttctccgccgcgggcacGTCCAGCTCGCCCGCCGTCTCTGAGTTCGTGAAGACGAAAGCCGGGTTCGAACTGCTCTcttcgcaggcggctgccggcgcggcgtgtgCAGAGAGACAAGCGGAGATTCCTggctctcgcgctgcgccgccccgcgacgcctcgcctccctcgccccgcgccgccgtttcctccgcggcctccggcggacgttgcgcagaggcaggctgcggaggacCGGTGGCGGGCGGAGCAGAAGAAGGGGAAAAGGCGGAAAAAGGCCACAGCCTCACGGGAACTGGCAACAGTCTCGCGGAGCAAATCGAGAGGGCACTCGCAGCCGAGGCATGCCAGAGTGAGCCGGATGAAGGgcagcggaaaaaaagaaggctagaactcgccgcgctggctggAAGCCCTGAGGTGGCGAGCCCGGCCGAAGGGATTAACAGATATGGAGGGCGCGTATCGCACTTttcgcgcagagaggagaacaATGGCCAAGcacgtcgctctctctttctgATGTGGCACACGCTCCTGCGGCCTGAGTCCTccagaggcagcgacgcggaagctgacggagagaaagcgcagcagcgcagcgcgtccCGCGGAAGAGGTGACGCGGGAGGCGAAGATGCGCGGCAGACAGAACGCGATGCGTCGGGGGCGGAAGCAGGggctggcgacgccgaagagcgagagactccggagaggcggcagggcagggaagaggaggaaagcgaacCCAGCTGTCTCCTGCCTCTGTGGATGGTAGACTTGATCTCGACAGAACTCGCGAAGCAGAACGCTGgggccggcggaggcgctgcccaAGATTCAGCAGAAAACCCGCTTCCGGAAAACCGAAGAAAAATCCAGTCCCTGCCcacagacgcgccgcaggcttcACCACCCGATGTTGGCGCTGCCACTTCACAGCAtctcgtctccctctgctcAGACGCGGTGACGCACGCGAAGCGGGAAAGGCTGGGCTCTGCTCGTGTCTCTGAATCGCCAGAAACTGGCTCGTTCTCGCGCGGAGCACGCGCAGAGGGGAGAGATGCAGGAGCCGCTTCCGAGTGTCTAGACATCCCAGCTGACGAACGACTCTGgtcgcgcgtcgcagcggcCACCGGCCTCTCTGTGCGGCTCTGCTGCAGAGCTTGGCGCGCGAGCCTGGATGAGCGAAACTTCCTCAGTGAGACGAGAGAACGCAATGACGAGACTCTGCTTGTTCGAGAGTCGAGAAAGGGCTGGCCGCCTCGTGCTCCCTGA
- a CDS encoding hypothetical protein (encoded by transcript BESB_061100) — MEFLVGDDTGLLKNVSTRTRCTYTYKTCQQDRNEAILAACWSSPQLVSDEVTIGRRSGVVEAVALPPPPAASSALTAKMSIPCGANPVRAPHYAPRALSCSVQPLRSIRMPAPCVQTSLLHTPEVRSILNASLRESLAADPYFSLFHSPASSPLVPAESPFFGSALPQLFCLDQEGHACVVNWDGDFAEELQVLATAADEKVDFDESEGTLRLKKTREDVSPESADHTGALSRVSVYEISFPSVPAYSHPSPVSVSGSLRRVSSQPRAGPRVKQEEGASATSAASSSCHVVAGWQLAGPVGCATPIHPLMPDRFAFGGRENEVKVFDLARGRYVWAAKNVKQTLLQLRVAVNPTSLAWLPRVHPLVLAAGTARGAVRLFDLRCQRRPVYEVENACRGTHETVEKRVITAMAAEEVRRCGAGGLWDILQAVETARAQLSDAGEDRRPAAPAASEAASTRVKVKQEPEEGEKASELSLAKGARGKGAKKRTRTAQSETQEGARDKKRAQLKAEGLGAEEERQSAQSAAETAEESEVSDEALKAQLRSLYGRDRTKLYFADSCGAVYVHSVLTEDALMRQIDKNVQKHNRTSCCATLSEDEEAERWSSGAAAAPAQKESKWADPRIRHKLILAFQEKAQGKLSSKKKRLQAVHVPAQRAAVRHALHRRIQRHHGRRRRSRCLITCCPFFSALTEDVSGRLLVGVGYGRHAYVWQTASRKLVDKVYLKQKLLAVLPGRNFLRAEEEGGSNSKCSDEEASDGESADTDEEENEKDAKSEEGEGDFVDGENSEDDGDSEDEEGSEGEGDLEGEGDSDDEEGSEGEGDSKGEADSDGEDDDSEGEEEDSEEDDASDASLEDVSRRGKGRGASRGGERKEGRQKRSRQFGVGGMGAKGRRVSRA, encoded by the exons ATGGAGTTTCTCGTCGGCGACGATACGGGGTTGCTGAAGAATGTCAGCACCCGGAccaggtgtacgtacacctaCAAAACATGTCAACAGGACCGGAATGAAGCCATTTTGGCGGCCTGCTGGTCTTCGCCACA GCTCGTGTCCGACGAAGTCACGAtcggtcgccgcagcggagtaGTCGAGGCGgtggcgctgcctccgccgccggctgcctcctctgcgctaACGGCTAAAATGTCCATTCCTTGCGGGGCGAACCCTGTTCGGGCGCCGCACTACGCCCCGCGTGCTTTGTCTTGTTCTGTCCAGCCTCTTCGCTCGATTCGGATGCCGGCGCCGTGCGTGCAGACTTCGCTGCTTCACACTCCCGAGGTGCGTTCCATTCTCAATGCGTCCCTGAGGGAGTCGCTCGCGGCAGACCCCTACTTCTCGCTCTTCCACAGccccgcctcttcgcccctCGTGCCGGCGGAGTCTCCGTTCTTCGGCTCCGCGCTCCCACAACTCTTCTGTTTGGATCAGGAAGGGCACGCGTGCGTGGTGAACTGGGATGGCGACTtcgcggaggagctgcaAGTTCTCGCCACCGCGGCGGATGAGAAGGTGGATTTTGACGAGAGTGAGGGCACTCTGCGGCTGAAGAAGACCCGCGAAGACGTGTCGCCAGAGAGCGCTGACCACACCGGCGCCTTGTCGCGCGTGTCGGTTTACGAGATCTCCTTCCCCTCTGTTCCAGCGTACAGCCACCCGTCGCCTGTGAGCGTCTCGGGGTCGCTCCGCAGAGTATcgtctcagccgcgcgcaggacCGCGAGTGAAGCAGGAAGagggcgcgtccgcgacctccgcagcgtcctcttcttgccACGTGGTCGCGGGCTGGCAGCTGGCGGGCCCGGTTGGATGCGCGACACCGATTCACCCGCTGATGCCCGATCGCTTTGCGTTCGGCGGGAGGGAGAACGAAGTCAAAGTCTTTGACTTGGCGCGGGGCCGCTACGTCTGGGCGGCGAAGAACGTCAAGCAGACGCTGCTTCAGCTCCGCGTGGCGGTGAATCCGACGAGCCTCgcctggctgccgcgcgtccATCCGCTGGTGCTCGCGGCGGgcacagcgcgcggcgccgtcagGCTCTTTGACCTCCGCTGTCAGCGACGCCCGGTCTACGAAGTCGAAAACGCCTGCCGTGGCACACACGAAACCGTGGAGAAGCGCGTCATCACGGCgatggcggcggaggaagtgcgccgctgcggcgccggcggcctctgggACATTCTGCAGGCGGTGGAAaccgcccgcgcgcagctgagcgacgcgggcgaggacaGGCGAccggccgcgccggctgcgagTGAAGCCGCTTCCACGCGAGTGAAAGTGAAGCAGGAACCGGAAGAGGGTGAAAAAGCCAGCGAGCTTTCGCTCGCGAAGGGGGCGAGGGGCAAGGGCGCCAAGAAGCGAACGCGCACCGCGCAaagcgagacgcaggagggTGCGAGAGACAAGAAACGCGCACAACTGAAGGCTGAGGGGCTgggcgccgaggaagaaaggCAGAGCGCCCAGTCGGCGGCAGAgaccgcggaggagagcgaagtgTCTGACGAGGCGCTGAAAGCCCAACTGCGGAGCTTGTATGGTCGCGACAGGACCAAACTGTACTTTGcagacagctgcggcgcggttTACGTCCACTCGGTTCTGACTGAAGACGCGCTGATGCGACAGATCGACAAGAACGTGCAAAAACACAACCGGACGTCCTGCTGCGCGACcctcagcgaagacgaagaggcagagcgcTGGAGCTcgggagccgcagcagcgcctgcgcagaaagAGTCGAAATGGGCAGACCCGCGCATTCGCCACAAACTCATCCTCGCGTTCcaagagaaggcgcaggggAAGTTGTCTTCCAAAAAAAAACGCCTCCAGGCTGTGCACGTCCCCGCTCAACGGGCCGCAGTACGCCACGCTCTTCACCGGAGGATTCAAAGGCACCAtgggcgccgtcgtcg CTCTCGTTGTCTCATCACGTGCTGTCCTTTCTTCTCAGCTCTGACGGAAGACGTGAGCGGCCGCCTTCTTGTCGGCGTCGGCTACGGCAGACACGCCTACGTGTGGCAGACTGCCTCGCGGAAGCTTGTCGACAAG GTCTATTTGAAGCAGAAGCTGCTTGCGGTGTTGCCAGGCAGAAACTTCCtccgcgcagaagaggaaggcggctCCAACAGCAAGTGTTCGGatgaggaggcgagcgacggcgaaagcGCGGAtacagacgaagaggagaacgagAAAGACGCAAAAAGCGAAGAAGGGGAGGGGGATTTTGTAGATGGAGAAAACtccgaagacgacggagactctgaagatgaagaaggctctgaaggcgaaggagaccttgagggcgaaggagactctgacgatgaagaaggctctgaaggcgaaggagactctAAGGGCGAAGCCGAtagcgacggcgaggatgATGACtccgagggagaggaggaagattCTGAAGAAGACGATGCAAGCGACGCGTCTCTCGAGGACGTCTCCAGGCGAGGGaaggggagaggcgcgtcgcgcggcggagagcggaaaGAAGGGCGACAGAAGCGCTCGCGTCAATTCGGCGTAGGGGGCATGGGCGCGAAGGGGCGGAGAGTCTCCCGCGCTTAA
- a CDS encoding hypothetical protein (encoded by transcript BESB_061110) yields MSFVAGASVKQAGENAERVQEVPRGSVPGVIEDGDRREAGGKSAETAKKLGSSFSNLFSVDSLAVYGDSSSSSVIKAFFADPPSVATIVSQGLDAVIQPFFQAVLPLPHEGNSPRLGEASPPEKDKSEKLSNRGLPPFPIIQSTDLGGSSLRSPFSSSGSGTSDLFSRLSSILFEHPQVLLLLAGHLLLFAFVFLSRCHQGAQLFLLFFLSVLLFCSKDVSEVCVRLLYNYPESFAFCRFLSLDTEDGHNVLFLFWCVPLLACLGTLSGLLVWDLVTSLLLLTTWKKKLALQKCQRKGAQTSEKADQATFASSAGHGSERAIRARLPATTK; encoded by the coding sequence ATGTCGTTTGTTGCGGGCGCATCGGTGAAGCAGGCGGGAGAAAACGCCGAAAGAGTTCAAGAGGTACCCCGCGGAAGCGTTCCCGGTGTAATCGAGGATGGTGACAGGCGTGAGGCAGGCGGAAAAAGCGCTGAGACTGCCAAAAAACTTGGGTCGTCTTTTTCTAATTTGTTCAGCGTCGATTCTCTAGCCGTTTATGGAGATTCGAGCTCGTCCTCCGTCATCAAGGCGTTTTTTGCGGATCCCCCATCTGTGGCGACGATTGTGTCTCAGGGGTTGGATGCGGTGATACAGCCGTTTTTTCAAGCGGTTTTGCCCTTGCCGCACGAGGGCAATTCTCCGCGCTTGGGGGAGGCCTCTCCACCTGAAAAGGACAAGTCAGAGAAGCTGTCAAACAGAGGGTTGCCACCTTTTCCCATCATTCAATCCACGGATCTGGGAGGTTCGAGCTTGCGGAGTCccttttcctcttcaggTAGTGGTACAAGTGAcctcttctctcgtctttcCTCTATTCTTTTTGAGCACCCGCAggttctgcttcttcttgcaGGTCACCTCCTTCTGTTTGCTTTCGTTTTCCTGTCGAGGTGTCACCAGGGCGCCCAGCTTTTCCTGCTGTTTTTCTTGTCcgtccttctcttctgttCCAAAGACGTCAGCGAAGTCTGCGTGCGGCTTCTCTACAACTACCCTGAGAGCTTTGCATTTTGTCGATTTCTTTCGCTCGATACCGAAGACGGCCACAACGTTTTATTTCTTTTCTGGTGCGTTCCTCTGCTGGCGTGCCTCGGGACGCTCTCCGGACTGCTCGTCTGGGACTTGGTgacctcgctgctgctgctgaccACGTGGAAAAAGAAGCTGGCTCTCCAAAAGTGTCAGCGGAAAGGAGCACAGACATCGGAGAAAGCCGACCAAGCGACTTTTGCAAGCTCTGCTGGACATGGCAGCGAGAGAGCAATACGCGCCCGGCttccggcgacgacgaagtaA